A part of Dasypus novemcinctus isolate mDasNov1 chromosome 5, mDasNov1.1.hap2, whole genome shotgun sequence genomic DNA contains:
- the LRRN3 gene encoding leucine-rich repeat neuronal protein 3, which yields MKDIPLRIHVLLGLAITTLVHALDKKVDCPQLCTCEMRPWFTPRSIYMEASTVDCNDLGLLNFPARLPADTQILLLQTNNIAKIEYSIDFPVNLTGLDLSQNNLTSVTNINVKKMPQLLSVYLEENKLTELPEKCLSGLSNLQELYINHNLLSTITSGAFIGLHNLLRLHLNSNRLQMINSKWFDALPNLEILMIGENPIIRIKDMDFKPLINLRSLVIAGINLTEIPDNALVGLENLESISFYDNRLNKVPHVALQKVVNLKFLDLNKNPINRIRRGDFSNMLHLKELGINNMPELISIDSLAVDNLPDLRKIEATNNPRLSYIHPNAFFRLPKLESLMLNSNALSALYHGTIESLPNLKEISIHSNPIRCDCVIRWINMNKTNIRFMEPDSLFCVDPPEFQGQNVRQVHFREMMEICLPLIAPESFPSNLDLEVGSYVSLHCRATAEPQPEIYWITPSGQKLLPNTLTDKFYVHSEGTLDISGMTPKEGGLYTCIATNLVGADLKSVMIKVDGSLPQDNNGSLNIKIKDVQANSVLVSWKASSRILKSSVKWTAFVKTKNYHVGQSARIPSDVKVYNLTHLTPSTEYKICIDIPTVYQKNRKQCVNVTTKGLDHDGKEQEKSSTTTFIACLGGLLGIIGVICLFSCLSQEMNCDDGHSYVRNYLQKPTFVFSELYPPLINLWEAGKEKSTELEVKATVIGMPTNTS from the coding sequence ATGAAGGACATACCACTCCGAATTCATGTGCTACTTGGCCTAGCTATAACTACACTAGTACACGCTCTAGATAAAAAAGTGGATTGCCCTCAATTATGTACATGTGAAATGAGACCTTGGTTTACACCTAGATCCATTTATATGGAAGCATCTACAGTGGACTGTAATGATTTAGGTCTTCTAAATTTCCCAGCCAGATTACCTGCTGACACACAGATTCTGCTCTTACAGACTAACAATATTGCAAAAATTGAATACTCCATAGACTTTCCAGTAAACCTTACTGGACTAGACTTATCGCAAAACAATTTGACGTCAGTTACCAATATTAATGTAAAAAAGATGCCTCAGCTCCTTTCTGTTTATCTTGAAGAAAACAAACTTACTGAGTTGCCCGAAAAATGTCTGTCTGGACTAAGCAATTTACAAGAACTTTATATTAATCACAACTTGCTTTCTACAATTACATCTGGAGCCTTTATTGGCCTACATAATCTTCTACGACTTCATCTCAATTCAAATAGATTGCAGATGATCAACAGTAAGTGGTTTGATGCTCTCCCGAATCTGGAGATTCTGATGATTGGGGAAAATCCAATCATTAGAATCAAAGATATGGACTTTAAGCCACTTATCAATCTTCGCAGCCTGGTGATAGCTGGCATAAACCTCACAGAAATACCAGATAATGCATTAGTTGGGCTTGAAAATTTAGAAAGCATATCTTTTTATGACAACAGGCTTAATAAAGTGCCCCATGTTGCTCTTCAAAAAGTTGTAAACCTCAAATTTTTGGATCTAAATAAAAATCCTATTAATAGAATACGAAGGGGTGATTTTAGCAACATGCTACATTTAAAAGAGTTGGGGATAAATAATATGCCTGAACTGATCTCCATTGACAGTTTGGCAGTGGATAACTTGCCAGATTTGAGAAAAATAGAAGCTACTAACAATCCCAGATTGTCTTACATTCACCCAAATGCATTTTTCAGACTACCCAAGCTGGAATCACTCATGCTGAACAGCAATGCCCTCAGTGCCCTGTACCATGGTACAATCGAGTCATTGCCAAACCTCAAGGAAATCAGCATACACAGCAATCCCATCAGGTGCGACTGTGTGATCCGCTGGATTAATATGAATAAAACCAACATTCGATTCATGGAGCCAGATTCACTGTTTTGTGTGGACCCACCTGAATTCCAAGGCCAGAATGTTCGGCAGGTGCATTTCAGGGAAATGATGGAAATTTGCCTCCCTCTTATAGCTCCTGAGAGCTTTCCTTCTAATCTGGATTTAGAAGTTGGAAGCTATGTTTCCTTACACTGCAGAGCTACTGCAGAGCCACAGCCTGAAATCTACTGGATAACACCTTCTGGCCAAAAACTCTTGCCTAATACTCTGACAGACAAGTTCTATGTCCACTCTGAAGGCACGCTAGATATAAGTGGCATGACCCCAAAAGAAGGGGGTTTATACACTTGCATAGCAACTAACCTTGTTGGTGCTGACTTGAAGTCTGTCATGATCAAAGTGGATGGTTCTTTGCCCCAGGATAACAATGGATCCttgaacattaaaataaaagatgTTCAGGCCAATTCAGTTCTAGTGTCTTGGAAAGCAAGTTCTAGAATTCTCAAGTCCAGTGTTAAGTGGACAGCCTTTGTCAAGACTAAAAATTACCATGTTGGCCAAAGTGCTCGAATACCATCTGATGTTAAGGTATATAATCTTACTCATTTGACCCCATCAACCGAGTACAAAATTTGTATTGATATCCCCACTGTttatcagaaaaacagaaaacaatgtgtgaatgttaccacaaaaggTTTGGACCATGACggaaaagaacaagaaaagagtAGCACTACAACATTTATTGCCTGCCTTGGAGGCCTTCTGGGGATTATTGGTGTGATATGTCTTTTCAGCTGCCTCTCTCAAGAGATGAACTGTGATGATGGACATAGTTATGTGAGGAATTATTTACAGAAACCAACCTTTGTATTCAGTGAGCTTTATCCTCCTCTAATCAATCTCTGGGAAGCAGGCAAAGAAAAGAGTACAGAATTGGAAGTGAAAGCAACTGTTATAGGTATGCCAACAAATACATCCTAA